Proteins encoded together in one Leptospira bourretii window:
- a CDS encoding STAS domain-containing protein — MEITRREKDKIVVLDINGEIDLYNAPEIKDVIAKLIEEQKYCIVINLEKVSYIDSSGIGALISSLSNLKKYQGGLKIINVAGSVRKVFELTKLTSFFEIFDSEDEAVTAFK; from the coding sequence ATGGAAATCACCAGAAGGGAAAAAGATAAAATCGTAGTCCTTGATATTAACGGGGAAATCGACCTTTATAACGCGCCTGAGATCAAGGATGTAATCGCCAAATTGATCGAAGAACAAAAATATTGCATCGTCATCAATCTCGAGAAGGTTTCCTACATCGACTCTTCCGGAATTGGAGCTTTAATTTCAAGTTTGTCCAACTTGAAGAAATACCAAGGTGGGCTTAAAATCATCAACGTAGCTGGTTCAGTTCGTAAGGTATTTGAACTCACAAAGTTGACTTCATTTTTTGAAATTTTCGACAGCGAAGACGAAGCCGTCACAGCTTTCAAGTAA
- a CDS encoding lipoprotein LipL71, with protein MLRKKKTAVFLSGLVLFSIGFVNCAQELPLKELELAKSQVERAERLSAEEYAPEEYSEAKKSLVSANEYASEEKASDSKKSADYAISKAYDALEKTLPKLAAKSREEAVTAIDAADEAYASEYTPEEFKKAVTARDAGESKLAQADASLASYLREDKDETAKELKRTVALQEYEDAHNNFVEAAKISQNAKKVALDRSGSVRQSADEVDAVLEKAYTYSKGGNPAIDEEKARVASAREDIEAGRLKTADEKIKTARLASASLLATAVKDHAKNRNLQAREVVEDANARFGELNAETYLKSNAKESYASTQENLGASNESLQASGNLLEQEKFDDSISQSEEAIRLAEISIDQIETLKGKTTVAKKDRKTTEPETTTTTTTEETTEKASSSQVEELSGGWKRYTVEKSNPADCLWRIADREDIYSDAKLWPRIFEANRKSIRNKNLIYPKQKLNIPPKTGKIGKAPKQ; from the coding sequence ATGTTAAGAAAGAAAAAGACAGCAGTCTTTCTCTCTGGTTTGGTATTGTTTTCCATTGGATTTGTTAATTGTGCGCAAGAACTACCACTAAAAGAACTGGAGCTTGCGAAGTCGCAAGTAGAAAGAGCAGAAAGACTTTCAGCAGAAGAATATGCCCCTGAAGAATATTCGGAAGCCAAAAAAAGTTTAGTGTCTGCGAATGAATATGCATCTGAAGAAAAAGCATCTGATTCTAAAAAAAGTGCGGACTATGCGATTTCTAAAGCTTACGATGCTTTAGAAAAAACCTTACCAAAACTTGCTGCAAAATCTCGCGAAGAAGCAGTGACTGCCATTGATGCAGCTGATGAAGCCTACGCTTCTGAATACACTCCTGAAGAATTTAAAAAAGCTGTAACGGCACGTGATGCAGGTGAATCTAAGTTGGCACAAGCAGATGCAAGCCTTGCTTCTTACTTACGTGAAGACAAAGACGAAACCGCAAAAGAACTAAAACGAACAGTTGCCTTACAAGAATATGAAGATGCACATAATAATTTTGTGGAAGCAGCGAAGATCAGCCAAAACGCAAAAAAAGTAGCTCTCGACAGATCGGGTTCTGTTCGCCAATCAGCTGATGAAGTGGATGCAGTATTAGAAAAAGCTTATACTTATTCCAAAGGTGGAAATCCTGCCATCGATGAAGAAAAAGCTAGAGTTGCTTCTGCTCGTGAAGACATTGAAGCTGGACGTTTGAAAACTGCTGACGAAAAAATTAAAACAGCTCGATTGGCTTCTGCCTCTTTACTTGCCACTGCAGTCAAAGACCACGCAAAAAACCGCAACTTACAAGCTCGTGAAGTAGTGGAAGATGCCAATGCGCGTTTTGGTGAATTGAATGCCGAAACATATTTGAAATCAAATGCAAAAGAATCATATGCAAGCACACAAGAAAACTTAGGTGCTTCCAATGAATCCCTTCAAGCTTCCGGAAATCTTTTGGAGCAAGAAAAGTTTGATGATTCCATTTCTCAATCGGAAGAGGCCATTCGATTGGCAGAGATTTCGATTGACCAAATCGAAACTTTGAAAGGAAAAACCACTGTAGCGAAAAAAGATCGCAAAACTACAGAACCGGAAACAACAACTACCACTACCACCGAAGAGACAACAGAGAAAGCATCTTCTTCACAAGTAGAAGAACTTTCTGGCGGCTGGAAACGTTACACAGTTGAAAAATCAAACCCTGCTGATTGCCTTTGGAGAATTGCTGATAGAGAAGACATCTATAGTGATGCAAAACTCTGGCCAAGAATTTTTGAAGCCAATCGTAAATCAATTCGTAACAAAAATTTGATTTATCCAAAACAAAA